The genomic stretch AGGTCGTGCGGTTGCTGCGGAGCAAAACGAATTAGTTGAATTGGACGGCGATGCCACCAAAACCAGCTGGTCGCCGGAAAAAGAAGTCTTCGGCGACAAACCTCATATTGCTCGCTCGGCCATGCATTTGACGGTCATGCAGCAAACCCAACTGAGCTTGGCCGAGCTGGTGAAAAAGGCCGCCGCGCAACAGCAAGGAATGATCTACTCGATCACCCCAGCCATCCAAAACGGCAAACCGGCGTTCAAATTGTTAGCCCTGCAGGCAGGCAAAACCGTGGAATCGTGGATCGATCTTGCCGGGAACCCATTGGCCTACTGATGGGCCACAACACCCGATACAGTGTTTGCGGTTGCACATATTAAGGATAAATTGCACTCGTTCTCCGATGGCTCGCCACGGTGTAGTGGCGAGCCATCGGATCTCTGCTGGCGAATTAATTTAGGAAACACAACGATGCGCGTCCTGGTCGTGGAGGATGAGCCCGGCATTGCGAATTTCATGCGCGACGGCTTGGCCGAGGCCGGTTATGCGGTTGATGTCGCCGTCGACGGCGAGCAAGGGCTGCACCACGCCAGTGGTGGCCCGTACGACGCCATCATCCTCGACATCCTGCTGCCAAAGCGCGACGGCTTATCGTTGCTAAAGCAACTGCGCACCGACGGCAATCGCGTACCGGTTCTGTTGCTGACCGCCAAGGATACGATCGACGATCGCATCGCCGGCTTGGACGGCGGGGCCGACGACTATCTGGTCAAGCCGTTCGCCTTCAGCGAACTGCTGGCGCGAGTCCGTGCGTTGCTGCGGCGTCCGCCGCTGCAAGTCGGTACTGAATTGCGCGTTGCCGACATGACGATGGATCTGGCGCAGCGCAAAGTGTCGCGCGCCGGTAAAACGATTGCGCTGAGTCCGCGCGAATTCTCCTTACTCGAATATTTGATGCGCAACCCGCGCCATGTCCTGACCCGTACGCAGATCGTTGAGCGGGTTTGGAACAGCGATTTCTTCGGCGACCTCAATGTGATCGAGGTCTATGTCGGTTACCTTCGGCGCAAGATCAACAAGCCCGGGCAAACTGCGCTGATTCAAACCGTGCGCGGCGTTGGTTATCGCCTGTTGGGAGATGCCAGCGATGTTTGACGGCGGCTGGCGTTCGTTTCGCGTACGGCTGACGCTGTGGTACTTAGCGTTGCTGTTGATCGTGCTGTCGTTGTTCGGCGTGTATTTGTATTTCCAGCTGCAGCGAACGCTGTTGCAATCCACCGATGAAGGTCTGAAGGTCGCCGTTGCCCAGGCGCTGAGCTACGTTGCCGACAACAAAGCCGAACCCGATTTTGTCGACAGCGAAGAGTACCGCCATGCCGCACGTCATATAACTCAGGCCGGTTTCAGCATTCGACTGCTGCGGCCCGATGGTACGAACATCGCCGGCTTCGGCCGGCAAAACGGTTTGCCATGGCCGGCACGTATCGAGCCCGGTTTCGTTACGGCCGACGTCAACGGCGGCACCTACCAAGGGCAACCGTGGCGCACCTATACCCAGCGAATCGCCGACGGCAGCGGAAATTTGCGCGGTTGGGCGCAGGCGGCCAAAGCATTGACGCCCATCCAAGAGGCGCTGTCAGGATTGATGTTGAGCATGTTGATTGCGGTGCCGGTGCTGCTGGTGTTCGTCGGCATCGGCGGCATTTTTCTGGCCGATCGCGCACTGCGGCCGGTCGATCGCATCCGCCGGACCGCCGATGAAATCAGCGCGCAAGATTTCAGCCGTCGTATCGACTACCGCGGTGTGCCCGACGAGATCGGCCGTCTGGCGGCGACCGTCGATCGCATGCTCGACCGCATTCAACAAGCGTTCGAGAACGAACGCCGCTTCACCGCCGATGCCAGCCATGAGCTACGAACGCCGCTCGCCGCCATCAAGGGCCAGATTGGTGTGGCGCTCAGCCGGTCGCGCGGTATTGAGGAGTATCAAGTAGTCCTTCAACAAGTCGAACGTGAAGCGGATCGTCTCATCCGACTCAGCAACGACCTGTTGATGTTGGCGCGCATGGATCAAGCGAACAATCGCTCGGCCGTGGAAGAAATCGATCTCAGCGAGTTGCTGCCGAGCGTCGTTGCGCAGATGTCGCCGATGGCGCAGGCGTCCACCGTCAGCATTGACGTCGCAGTGCCTGCCGGGTTGTCGATGCAAGGAAGCGTCGACCAACTGATTCGAGTGTTCCTGAATATCATCGACAACGCCATCAAGTACTCGCCGCCGGGTGGCGAGATCCATCTCACCGCGAAGCGCACAGAGCAATGGATTGAAATTACTGTCGTCGATCAAGGCAAAGGGATCGCGCCCGAATTGTTGCCGCGGTTGACGGAACGCTTTTTCCGCGTCGAGGTCGACCGTTCGCGCGAGCGTGGCGGCGCCGGCCTTGGCTTGAGCATCGTGAATGAAATCGTGCGGCTTCATCACGGGCGTCTGGCGTTTACCAGCGACGTGGGACACGGCACCTGCGTATCGCTATCTCTGCCGACACATCGAGTTGCCAATCCTGGAGAGGGCTAATGGTTAGGATTTTTGCGTTGCTGCTGTGGTTTGTGTCGGTGCCGGTATTGGCCGACGCCGGTTCATTCGACCGTGACAAGCCGGGTTCGCCGCCGGCGGACTGGACGGCAGGTGTTACCGGACACGGGACGCCGAAATGGTCGGTAGAAACCGATGCGACCGCACCCAGTCTGCCCAACGTGTTGAAGCAGTCGGGCAGCGGCACATTTCCCTGGTGTGTGAAACAAGGCGCTTCCCTCGAGAACGGTTTCGCGGAGGTAAAGTTCAAATCCATCGCCGGACGGGAAGATCAAGCAGGCGGGCTGGTATGGCGTTGGAAGGACGCCAACAACTACTACGTCGCCCGCGCGAATGCACTGGAGAATAACGTCTCGCTCTATTACACCGAGAACGGTACTCGCAAGACGATCGCCTACGTCGACGCGCCGGTGGCGCCGAACCAATGGCATACGTTAGGCGTCGAGTTCGCGGGAACGACGATCCGCGTTTTCTTGAACGGCAAGAAATACATCGAGCGGCAGGACGACCATATCACCGGCCCCGGTGCCGTCGGCGTGTGGACTAAAGCCGACAGCGTGACCGCGTTCGATGACTTCCGTTATGGGGTTGGGCCGCGTTAAAAGGCTGCTGTGGGTGCCGACCTTGGTGTTGTGCAACACTATCAAAACACGATTGCGCGATCTCTTATCGATGACGAAAATTTTTCTCAAGCCGGGTGTTTCGAGCGCGCTGCTCGCCGCAGTGCTGTTTGGAGCGAGCGTTCCACTCGCCAAGCTGTTGGGCGGCACGGTTGTGTCGCCGCTATTGCTCGCCGGCTTGCTCTATCTCGGTTCGGGGCTGGGATTGCTCGCCTGGTGGTTATTAAGCCGCGCGCGCGTTGACCACGGCGCACACGACGCCGCGCTCACGCGCCGCGATCTTCCTTGGCTCGCAGGCGCGATACTCTCGGGTGGCGTTGTCGGCCCGGTATTGCTCATGATGGGTTTAATGCAAGCAACGGCGGCAGGTGCATCGCTGCTGCTTAACGTCGAAGGTGTCTTCACCGCGCTGCTCGCGTGGTTCGTGTTCAAGGAGAACTTCGATCGCCGTATCGCGTTAGGCATGGCATTGATCGTCGCCGGAGGGGTGGTGTTGTCATGGCCGAGTGACGCACGCTGGGAGACGTCACTCGGGACGTTGTTCATCGCCGGCGCCTGTCTTTGCTGGGCGATTGACAACAATCTCACGCGCAAGATCGCCGCCGGCGATCCGGTGCAGATTGCCGGGTTGAAGGGTCTAATCGCGGGACTGACGAACACAGGTATCGCGCTCGGCGTCGGCGCTACGTTACCGAATGTCAACACGGTGCTCGCCGTCGGTGTCGTCGGTATGCTCGGCTACGGTATGAGCCTGGTGTTATTCGTGCTCGCGTTGCGTCATCTCGGCAGCGCCCGCACCGGCGCCTACTTTTCCGTCGCACCGTTCTTCGGCGCGGCGTTATCGTTGTTGTTGCTGCAAGAAACGCCGGGTCCGTTGTTTTGGATCGCCACAGCGTTCATGGGCGCTGGCGTGTGGCTGCATCTAACGGAACGCCATGAGCATGCGCATCAACACGAAACACTCACACACGCCCATCGTCACGTGCACGATGAGCATCATCAACACCAGCACGACTTCCCTTGGAACGACTCTGAGCCGCACGTTCATTTACACCGGCATGAGCCGATCGTGCACAAGCATCCGCATTATCCCGATATTCATCACCGGCATCGGCACCAGCATTGATCCAGCAAGTAGCTCATAGCGTATGAGCTGGGCGCCATTCTTCTCAACGTTGCTCTCGGAAACGCTCTTGCGTGACAGCTGAAGCGTTGTTGCCGTATCGGCTGAACAAGGACTAACGATGAACGCGACGTAAAGCTGAGGCAGCGGAACAAGAAGCGGCCGCTTGAGGAAATTTGCAAAGCGGCATCTGAGCTAGATGCGACTACGAAGCCGGAGTATCCGCAGAATATTCACAAACAAACCGAAAACGCTATTAAGCTATTGATTTAATTGGTGCCGGTGACCGGAGTCGAACCGATGACCTACTGATTACGAATCAGTTGCTCTACCAACTGAGCTACACCGGCCCAGGAAAAATGAGCGCGCAAGTATAAGCCTAACGGGGCCGCCAACCAACTATAAAATCGATGATTAGCTGTCCTGGCGACGCAATCGAATAATCACATCTACGCCCTGCAATTCCGTGTTTTCGGGTAGCGACGGTAGCCCGGTAACCTTGACCTGGGTCGCATCGATATCCGTCAGCCGCCCGGTCGCCTCGTCATAAAAATGGTAATGCGGAAGGGTATTGGGGTCGTAAAAAACGCGTTTTGGGTCAGCAATGACTTCTCGGACAACTCCTCTCGACGCCAATAAGCCCAGCGTGTTGTATACCGTCGCTTTCGACACTTTCTGGTTACTAGCATTAACTTTACTGAATACCTCTTCCGCTGAAAGGTGGGTGCCATGAGAAAAAATGACACGCGCAATCAATATGCGTTGTGCGGTTGGACTAATACCATGCGTCCGCAAAAGCGTCGCCACATCCGATTCAGTTGAGGGGAAACTGAGCGCCATTTATTAAAGTATAAATTTAGACATCGGCTTGGGTCGAACCCAATTTGCAGCTCGGCGTTCTCCTCCATAGCTGCCAGCGTATCTAATCGACCGATCAGCGGCCGGTCGCTTTACCCACTGACGTTTTGCGGCAATTGCGGAGCCTTACGACCGCAGTAGACTTAACAAAGAAAACGCCAAGGGTACTAATTTCCACCCGCAAAATACGGCTTGAGCTCAAGGGACATTCATCTATGTATCCGACTTCGATTTCAGTCTGGACCCCTACTGATCCTTTTGTCGGTATTAATGAACCGTTTGTCTTCCTTAACTCAACGTATCAGTTACCTAATATCGGTAAAAATATACCGTCTGTCTTAAATCAGTCTGAATCTGCAGGTTTTACACTGATTGAGCTCATGGTAACGCTCGTCATCGCTGCCGTCTTGATCGGCCTTTCCGCTCCCGGCATGTCGCAAATCGTAGCGAGCCACCGACTCAGCGGACAGGTCAATGATTTCTTGGCAGACCTTAACTTCGCCCGCAGTGAAGCAGTTAAGCGCGGAACCACGGTAGGTGTTTGTTCCGGAAATGCTACCAGCGGTTGTACGGGTGCATGGAATGCAGGTCGAATCGTTTTCTTCGACGTCAATGGCAACAACGCCTGGGACAGCGGCGATACCGTTTTACGTGGCCGCCAGGCGATCTACACGAATAGCACAATAACGAGTACTGGAACACTAATCGTTTTTAGCGGCTCCGGCGCTCTTGCTCTAGATGGCGCTGGCAACCGGATCGGGAAGGCATTTTACGTATTTTGCTACAACAACGTGCCCGCTAGAGGTAAGCAAGTTAGCGTCGGCGATATGGGTCAGAGCTCGACGTTATCAGCTGCTCCCAATGCATGTTAAGGCGCAAAACATGAACCAAACAACCCAACAAAACGAAAAACGCCATCAAGGCTACAGCTTGCTTGAAATTCTGGTTGCGCTTTTAGTTCTCTCCATTGGATTGCTGGGTCTTGCAGCTCTCCAAACGATGGGGCTCAAGTTCAATCAGCAGTCCTATCAGCGTACACAAGCAGCCGTGCTGGCTTACGACATCATCGACCGGATTCGAGCTAATTCCCTAGGCAAAACGGCGGGGTATTACAACAATGTTGCGGCGAACGCTATGCCGTCAGTATCTGGCGGGCAATGCGTGAGTACCGCTTCGCTCTGCGCTCCCAATCAGCTTGCTGATTACGACGTTGCCTCCTGGAAAAACAATATTACAGCGCTACTGGTGAGTGGCACCGGGGCCGTCAATATCAGCGGCGCACGCAGTGTCGTGACGATTAAGTGGAGAGAAAACGAAGAAGACATGCAGCTCGACGTAGAGGCAGACCTATGATTTCAGCTGACACAAAAAAACCATCAAACCACCGGTTTCGCCTGCTACATATGCAACCTCGGCGAACATCTTTCGGTTACACGATTGTCGAATTGATGGTCGCCCTAACGATCGGCCTTATCATTTTGGCAGCTGTATCGAAAATTTTTTCATCGAGCCATTCCACCTATACCCTCGAAGAGGGTTTGGCTCGCACTCAAGAAGCCGGTCGCTTCGCCATGGAATTCTTGTCGCGCGACCTTCGAATGGCGGGCTATATGGGCTGTAGCAGCTCACTCACCCTTAGCACCCCGGTCAGTCAAACGTGCCCAAGCGGGACGATCTGTAATCTCGTCAACCCCCCTTCCCAATATTCAAGCTTTAATACTGCAGGAATTACGTCGTATCGCTACACCGGTGCGGGCACATCGGCGAGCGACTGGTCCCCAAATCTACCGTCCGATTTGTTCCCAACCGTAGACGTTAAGGCCGGTACGGACGTGATCATGGTGCAGTATGCCTCGCAAGGGGGAGCAAATTTAACCGGTAACAATGTTCCCGATAACGCAAACGTGAAAATTAAAGGCACTGCAACGCTCGCTCCCGACATCAAAGCGGGAGACATTCTGATCGTAACAGACTGCAAAAATGGAGATGTATTCAAAACTCATCAAGACGGCTGTGGCGGTACTTGCGCGTCGGTTATCACCGTTGCTCATACAACCGGAAACTCGCAAAACAAACTAAGCCACCGCTACGGCAACAATGCCGAGCTCATGAAGCTCGTAACACACGTTTATTACATAAAAACTAACCCTATAAATAGCCAACCGACACTGTATCGCAAAGAACTAATAGCGGGTGCTTTGCAATCCCTAGAGCTGGTCGAAGGCATCGAGGAGATGCGGTTTACCTTCGGCGTAGACACTGACGCCACTGCAGACAACGTACCGAATGTTTATTTAACGGCCAGCAACGCCAGTGTCGGCGCATGGGACAAAGTAGTCAGCGCGCGACTTGGCCTAGTCGCCCGCACACTTTCGCCGGCAGATGCGGATATCGATACAAAAACGTACACGCTCGACGGTACGGTCATCGACCCGCCGAACGACAGGTATCGACGCCAATATTTCAGTTCAACCATACAACTCCGAAATTGAGTGAAGTCACCATGCACTTAAAAAATCCGAAGAATCGTCAGCGCGGCTACGTACTAGTCATGGCGCTAGTGCTTCTCACCCTCCTCACCATCATGGGTCTTACCGCCATGAGCACTACCACGCTGGAAGAAAAAATGGCGGGGAACATGAAGGACCGCAATCTTGCATTCCAGGCCGCTGAAACGGCATTAGTCAGCGGCGAGTCATGGGCCAGGGACCAGCTCAATAAGCCTCCCTTTACTAATTCAAATGGCCTGTATAGCGTCTCGGCGACAACATCGCCGAGATGGGATACCGTCAGTTGGTCCTCCGCTTCTTCAGATACGGCTAAGTATCCGTGCAGCCCCACTGTCAGCGCCTCTTGCGGTAGCGGACTTACCAAAGTTTCTACTCAGCCGAAGTACATCATCGAAGATCTCGGAGAAGTACCGGAAGTTGGAGGCAGCCTCGTCGTGCCTGCGAACTACAAAGGCAAAGGCATAACCGTATTGCGAATCACTGGCCGCGGTACCGGCGGTACCGATGCTGCCAAGGTGATGGTGCAGTCCACCTACGCGCGTGAATATTAATAAGCGCATCGACTTTTATTGTTGAGTAACAATAAACTTGGGAGAGCATTCATGAACGGTCTCACCAATATTCGCCGCGAATCGGGTCGATATTTACGCGCGTTACCCAACCAACTTCGCCGATCCGTTGCACCACTCTTCTGCAAACGCGCAGCGTTAAGCGCAGCCGCGGTCGCTCTATTAACGACCACACACGTCGGCGTCGCCGCGCAGCTATCGCTTTCCCAAGCGCCGCTATTCGTTACCACATCGGTAGAACCGAATGTCATGCTGCTCATCGATACCTCGGGCAGTATGAACAACGTTATTTGGGCAAGCGGGTATAACAACACAACCACTTACACGAGCTGGGGGTTCACCTCCACTAATGGAAATATTCACTATTCCAGCATTACCGACTGCACAACCAGCGGCCTCGCGGGGAAACAAGGCACGGACGGTACTACGACTAAATGTCTTGTGCTACCTGACCCGGTAGGTGGCGGCGCCACTCGTTTTAACGGCAACTATTTAAATTACCTCTTCAGTACTTATGCCGACGGCACCAACCTGACGACCGGAACTATTCCGAACGATTATCGAATGAACGTCGCCCGCACTGTGGCGACGAATCTGGTCACCAACACTCCCGGTGTCCGCTTCGGTGTATCGCGGTTCTATGGCGACTCATCCCTGGATTATGGCGACGGCGCAACCGTGAGCGCGAGCTGTGGCAGTACGGCATTGACCATTACGACTGCGATTAGCGGATACGCTTCTGAAAACAATACTCCGCTGGCAGAAGCGTATTACGAATTAACGCGCTACTTTCGCGGCCTGTCGAGCTATTATCACGCGAACCTGACATACACGAGTCCACTGCAGTATCGTTGCCAGAAGAACTTCATTATTGTCATTACCGATGGTCTCCCCACGGTCGACGACAACTTTCCTAGCGACGATCCAGCGGACACCGCCGACACAAGTCATTCACTTCCGGATTGGGACGGACAGGCGCCGACAACAACGGCAGCTCAGTATCCGACTTTTCCGCAGTATTCCGACGGCTTCCAAAGCGGAAGCAACTGGGACGAAGGCTACACGCTATATCTCGATGACTTCGCGAAGTTCGGCTACGACACGGACTTAATGACCAGCGGCAACGACAATGCGGGGATCAGTTGGAACTCTATCGCGTATCCCAAACAAAATATCGAGACATACACGGTTGGATTCGCTGCCGCTAACCAAATGCTCGAAGACGCGGCCGCCTATGGCCATGGTACGTACTACACGGCGGACAACAGCAGTCAGCTGACGAACGCCCTATCCGGCGCGCTAACGGATATCGAAGCAAAAACCGCCAGCGCCGCCGCCGTGGCCGTCAATTCGCGCTCGCTTAACACAAACAGTCACCTGTATCAGGGCCTATTTATCAACAATACCTGGAGCGGTGATTTATTGTCGTATGCAATCGATGCGACTGGAACTATCAACTCCACTCCAACCTGGAGCGCAAAATCGCGCCTCGCCAGCGCGACCTGGACTAATCGCGCCATCATTACGCGAAATAGCAGTACCGGCATCCCATTTCGCTGGACTATCAGTGGCGCCAACGCCCTATCAAGCAACATGCAAGCCGTGCTCAATCGCAATCCGGCCACTTCTACGACTGACGCCTACGGCACCGACCGACTTGAATTCCTTCGCGGAAACGCGGCTCAAGAAGGAGCAGGGACGGCGCCGAGCTTCCGCACTCGAACCGGCGGATTCAAATTAGGCGACATCGCCAATTCCGCTCCTCTTTATATCGGCTCACCGGTTTTTGTCGCCAACATCGAAGACGTGGCGCATTCGACGTTCCGGGATGACTACAGCGACCGTCGGGAGATGGTCTACGTCGGCGCAAACGATGGGATGTTTCATGGCTTCGATGCCGATACCGGCGACGAAAAGATCGCTTACGTACCGTCGTTCATTTTTAACGACACTACGACCCCCGCCAATCCCAATTACAACAACGGCGTACATCATTTAACCAACCCGACTTATAGCCATCGGTATTACGTCGATGCTTCACCGACGGCCGCCGATGCCTACGGCATATTCACCAACGTATCGGGACAATGTACAACGGGTTGCTGGCGGACCGTTTTAATAGGCGGCGTCGGCGGCGGTGGTAAAGGCTATTTCGCGCTCGACATTACCGATCCGGACGGCGGTGTTTCGCCGACCTTAACACTGGCATTTTCAGAAAATAACGCATCTCGAATTTCGTTATGGGAATTCACCGATAGTGCATCCGGCGATATGGGCTACACATACGGTGAAGCCACTATCACTAAAGTTCGCACCAGCAGCTCGACTACCGTATGGGCCGCGGTCTTCGGCAACGGTTACAACAGCATCAATGAAAGAGCTTATCTTTACGTCGTCAATGCCGTCACCGGCGCACAGATCGCAAAAATCCTGTTGCCGGATCCGGTCGCAGACGCCGCTTATCCCGGAACCAAATATGCCAACGGTCTTTCCACACCGGCGATCGTCGATAAGGATGAGGACTACGTTGCCGATTATGTTTATGCCGGCGACCTTAAGGGCAACCTTTGGAAAATCGACCTGACGGACAACGATCCGACGAAATGGGATTCGTACTATCAATCGGGAAACGGCGCGAGTCAGAAACCTGCGCCGATGTATACCGCCCAGGATAGCGCTGGTAATCGTCTGCCTATCACCGCGCGTCCCGAAATCGGACTTCATCCCACCGGCGAAGTAGGCTTCATGGCGTACTTTGGCACGGGTCGCTATATCGCGACGACCGACAGTAACCCCAACGCTCCGCCGGACGGCAGCGTCTCAGGCACGCCGATCGACAATAGTTTCAACGGCGTTTGGGATCCCGATAACAGCACGAGCGCCGCTACCACAGGGGCGGTAGCATCCAGTCGATTAAGAACACAAACGCTATCGACGCAAACGGTCTCCGGCCAAACGGTTCGCGTTGTTAGCAACAATACCATCTCTGGCTGGGGCAGCAGCGGAACCGCCTGCAACTCCGGCGGCAACTGCATGGGATGGACGCTGGATTTACTCGCGACCGGCGAACGCTCGGTTTCAAAACCGGTACTGCTAGGCGGTGCAACACCACGCATTATCTTCACCACTCTTATTCCCGATTCGACACCCTGTAATTTCGGTGGAACCGGCTGGTTGATGGAGTTGAATCCCACTAATGGTGGCAAACTGGCCAAAGCTGTCTTTGATTTAGACAACAATGGCATTATCGACAGCAATGACGAATATCTGGGTGGTTCTGTCGCCGGTATTAATCCGGACAACGGCATCCTGCCCGACCCGGTCATCATGCGTGACAGCCCCAAAGGCAAAGACTTAAAACTTCTGGCTGGATCAAAAGGGGCGGTGGTCGCCGTCAAGAACTACGTCGGGAAAATATCGGGCGGCCGTCAATCCTGGCGCCAGCTTCAATAAGCAGAATCGTTGCTAGCGGAGGGTACCCATCATGAACAGATTGTCGATGATCGTCGCACTACTGTTGGTCTGCGGGTCCAGCAATGGCGTTTATGCTGCACAAACTGTCGCGCACAGCGCGTCCCGGTTCAGTATGAGTGGCACCGTTCGTAGCGTCGATGCGGCACACGAACAAATATCCATCAATGACCGGCGCTACCGTCTTGCGTCGACACTGCGCGTTTACCTTCCCGACGGTAAACCTGCATCAGTCGATATTCTCCAGCACGAAAAGCGTATTCGTTTTAACACCCAGATGAATAGCGCGACGGGCGAGTTATATATCACCGAAATCCAAATCGTCCCGATCAACTAATAACTAGAGCCGGGAGAAGAGCAATGCGAGCGCGCGGTTTTACGTTAATCGAGCTCATGATCGTCGTCGTCATTATCGGCATTCTTGCCAGTATTGCTTATCCAGGCTACACCACGTTCATGACCCAAGGGCGCCGGTCTGATGCACACACAGCGCTTTTGCGAATAACAGACGTACAGGAGAAATTCTTTACCCGCTGTAATAGTTATGCGTCTTCATTGACCGCCACACGAGACTGCGCG from Gammaproteobacteria bacterium encodes the following:
- a CDS encoding response regulator transcription factor, with product MRVLVVEDEPGIANFMRDGLAEAGYAVDVAVDGEQGLHHASGGPYDAIILDILLPKRDGLSLLKQLRTDGNRVPVLLLTAKDTIDDRIAGLDGGADDYLVKPFAFSELLARVRALLRRPPLQVGTELRVADMTMDLAQRKVSRAGKTIALSPREFSLLEYLMRNPRHVLTRTQIVERVWNSDFFGDLNVIEVYVGYLRRKINKPGQTALIQTVRGVGYRLLGDASDV
- a CDS encoding HAMP domain-containing histidine kinase, which produces MFDGGWRSFRVRLTLWYLALLLIVLSLFGVYLYFQLQRTLLQSTDEGLKVAVAQALSYVADNKAEPDFVDSEEYRHAARHITQAGFSIRLLRPDGTNIAGFGRQNGLPWPARIEPGFVTADVNGGTYQGQPWRTYTQRIADGSGNLRGWAQAAKALTPIQEALSGLMLSMLIAVPVLLVFVGIGGIFLADRALRPVDRIRRTADEISAQDFSRRIDYRGVPDEIGRLAATVDRMLDRIQQAFENERRFTADASHELRTPLAAIKGQIGVALSRSRGIEEYQVVLQQVEREADRLIRLSNDLLMLARMDQANNRSAVEEIDLSELLPSVVAQMSPMAQASTVSIDVAVPAGLSMQGSVDQLIRVFLNIIDNAIKYSPPGGEIHLTAKRTEQWIEITVVDQGKGIAPELLPRLTERFFRVEVDRSRERGGAGLGLSIVNEIVRLHHGRLAFTSDVGHGTCVSLSLPTHRVANPGEG
- a CDS encoding DMT family transporter, producing MTKIFLKPGVSSALLAAVLFGASVPLAKLLGGTVVSPLLLAGLLYLGSGLGLLAWWLLSRARVDHGAHDAALTRRDLPWLAGAILSGGVVGPVLLMMGLMQATAAGASLLLNVEGVFTALLAWFVFKENFDRRIALGMALIVAGGVVLSWPSDARWETSLGTLFIAGACLCWAIDNNLTRKIAAGDPVQIAGLKGLIAGLTNTGIALGVGATLPNVNTVLAVGVVGMLGYGMSLVLFVLALRHLGSARTGAYFSVAPFFGAALSLLLLQETPGPLFWIATAFMGAGVWLHLTERHEHAHQHETLTHAHRHVHDEHHQHQHDFPWNDSEPHVHLHRHEPIVHKHPHYPDIHHRHRHQH
- a CDS encoding transcriptional repressor encodes the protein MALSFPSTESDVATLLRTHGISPTAQRILIARVIFSHGTHLSAEEVFSKVNASNQKVSKATVYNTLGLLASRGVVREVIADPKRVFYDPNTLPHYHFYDEATGRLTDIDATQVKVTGLPSLPENTELQGVDVIIRLRRQDS
- a CDS encoding GspH/FimT family pseudopilin: MYPTSISVWTPTDPFVGINEPFVFLNSTYQLPNIGKNIPSVLNQSESAGFTLIELMVTLVIAAVLIGLSAPGMSQIVASHRLSGQVNDFLADLNFARSEAVKRGTTVGVCSGNATSGCTGAWNAGRIVFFDVNGNNAWDSGDTVLRGRQAIYTNSTITSTGTLIVFSGSGALALDGAGNRIGKAFYVFCYNNVPARGKQVSVGDMGQSSTLSAAPNAC
- the pilV gene encoding type IV pilus modification protein PilV encodes the protein MNQTTQQNEKRHQGYSLLEILVALLVLSIGLLGLAALQTMGLKFNQQSYQRTQAAVLAYDIIDRIRANSLGKTAGYYNNVAANAMPSVSGGQCVSTASLCAPNQLADYDVASWKNNITALLVSGTGAVNISGARSVVTIKWRENEEDMQLDVEADL
- a CDS encoding PilW family protein is translated as MISADTKKPSNHRFRLLHMQPRRTSFGYTIVELMVALTIGLIILAAVSKIFSSSHSTYTLEEGLARTQEAGRFAMEFLSRDLRMAGYMGCSSSLTLSTPVSQTCPSGTICNLVNPPSQYSSFNTAGITSYRYTGAGTSASDWSPNLPSDLFPTVDVKAGTDVIMVQYASQGGANLTGNNVPDNANVKIKGTATLAPDIKAGDILIVTDCKNGDVFKTHQDGCGGTCASVITVAHTTGNSQNKLSHRYGNNAELMKLVTHVYYIKTNPINSQPTLYRKELIAGALQSLELVEGIEEMRFTFGVDTDATADNVPNVYLTASNASVGAWDKVVSARLGLVARTLSPADADIDTKTYTLDGTVIDPPNDRYRRQYFSSTIQLRN